The following are encoded together in the Kingella negevensis genome:
- a CDS encoding glycosyltransferase, whose translation MKTKNKKQEQGNSMNINQIYISDDYDGNVNHLPPRLQKTVQSVYQNMNPSQHRVYSKEMLRDFINQEYGTEMLKVFDKLKPYAYKADLGRYLLLYRLGGWYFDISVTMLDQFPAQVDNWDFITFSEPLHMSTTSFACNNAIIYSTPNNIILEQTIYDVCANVAKEYYGYNHLFPTGPICLGRNVARFLEYTRVHLGLFTPLTPHLPYKNIAFLLNNGQIFAWYKRGGYGGDLSALGATGTNNYVHMYEQRDIYDKSITLSPELIHLTRPE comes from the coding sequence CTGAAAACGAAAAATAAAAAACAAGAACAAGGTAATTCTATGAATATCAATCAAATTTACATTAGTGATGATTATGATGGTAACGTAAACCATTTACCACCAAGATTGCAAAAAACCGTGCAAAGTGTTTACCAAAACATGAACCCATCGCAACATCGTGTGTATTCAAAAGAAATGCTGCGGGATTTTATTAACCAAGAATACGGCACGGAAATGCTCAAAGTATTTGATAAATTAAAACCCTATGCCTATAAAGCAGATTTAGGGCGATATTTATTGCTGTATCGTTTAGGTGGGTGGTATTTTGATATTTCCGTAACCATGCTAGACCAGTTTCCTGCACAAGTAGATAATTGGGACTTCATCACCTTTTCAGAACCCCTGCATATGTCCACAACATCATTTGCATGCAATAACGCCATTATCTATTCCACGCCCAATAATATTATTTTAGAGCAAACGATTTATGATGTTTGTGCCAATGTTGCCAAGGAATACTATGGCTATAATCATTTATTTCCAACGGGACCTATTTGTTTAGGACGAAATGTTGCCAGATTTTTGGAATACACGCGCGTGCATTTGGGTTTATTTACCCCTTTAACACCACATTTACCGTATAAAAATATCGCCTTTTTGCTCAACAACGGACAAATTTTTGCATGGTATAAACGCGGAGGATATGGTGGCGATTTATCCGCATTGGGTGCAACAGGCACAAACAATTACGTTCATATGTATGAACAACGCGATATTTACGACAAAAGCATAACCCTATCGCCTGAGTTAATCCACTTAACCAGACCCGAATAA
- a CDS encoding DUF3817 domain-containing protein — translation MSTKVLHVASILEGISCLGLFGVAIPVRYFLNNSSFIFYAGMTHGILFLSFLAILLVTCHVKKWSLGIFALGLLAAIVPFGTFVFDHKIKKMEA, via the coding sequence ATGAGTACAAAAGTGTTACATGTTGCCAGCATTTTAGAAGGCATTTCTTGCTTGGGATTATTTGGTGTTGCCATTCCCGTGCGTTATTTTTTGAACAATTCTTCATTCATTTTTTACGCTGGCATGACGCACGGCATTTTGTTTTTGAGTTTCTTAGCGATTTTGCTGGTTACTTGCCATGTGAAAAAGTGGTCGCTGGGGATTTTTGCTTTGGGTTTGCTTGCGGCAATTGTTCCGTTTGGCACGTTTGTGTTTGACCATAAAATCAAGAAAATGGAAGCGTAA
- the mgtE gene encoding magnesium transporter, protein MEHQTETNHDSERLASDIEHIHKLASHLLPHYAQIQDDNTLAEPHANANLQMLIGILHELHPADVATVLESLPPKERVLVWKLAIPEEDGDVLLEVSDAVRESLIEAMNKEELVAAVEDMDTDDLAELADALPENVVHEVLKDLDEEERAQVQAVMSYEDNQVGAVMDFEIVSIRADVTCEVVLRYLRRFESLPDHTDKIFVVDDNDILQGVLPIRRLLVADMDELVENVMSTDVVKFRPEEDVEEAAAAFERYDLVTAPVVDENRKLIARLTVDEMVDVIREETEADMLNMAGLKDEEDLFAPVWDSVKNRWVWLAVNLMTAFVASRVIGAFSDSISQIVALAALMPIVAGIGGNSGNQTITMIVRAMANAQISTQQAMRLLKKEIGVALVNGLIWGSVMGLVSFWLYKNIGIGLVMVAAMTLNLLLAAVLGVMIPVTMEKLGKDPALGSSVLITAVTDSGGFLIFLSLATMFLL, encoded by the coding sequence ATGGAACATCAAACCGAAACCAATCACGATTCTGAACGCTTGGCTTCAGACATCGAGCATATTCACAAACTCGCCAGCCATTTGCTGCCGCACTACGCGCAAATTCAAGATGACAACACCCTAGCCGAACCCCACGCCAACGCCAATTTACAAATGCTGATTGGCATTTTGCATGAGCTGCACCCTGCCGACGTGGCAACCGTGCTGGAAAGTTTGCCGCCCAAAGAGCGCGTATTGGTGTGGAAACTCGCCATTCCAGAAGAAGACGGCGACGTTTTGCTGGAAGTGTCAGACGCAGTGCGCGAAAGCCTGATTGAGGCAATGAATAAAGAAGAGCTGGTTGCCGCCGTGGAAGACATGGACACGGACGACTTAGCTGAATTAGCAGACGCGCTGCCTGAAAACGTGGTTCACGAAGTACTGAAAGATTTGGACGAAGAAGAACGCGCCCAAGTCCAAGCCGTGATGTCGTATGAAGATAATCAAGTCGGCGCAGTGATGGATTTTGAGATTGTCAGCATTCGGGCGGACGTAACTTGTGAAGTCGTGTTGCGTTATCTGCGCCGCTTTGAAAGCCTGCCCGACCACACCGATAAAATTTTTGTGGTGGACGATAACGATATTCTGCAAGGCGTGTTGCCTATTCGCCGCTTGCTTGTTGCCGATATGGACGAACTGGTGGAAAACGTGATGTCCACAGACGTGGTGAAATTCCGCCCCGAAGAAGACGTGGAAGAAGCCGCCGCCGCGTTTGAGCGTTACGACTTGGTAACCGCGCCCGTGGTAGATGAAAACCGCAAGCTGATTGCTCGATTAACAGTCGATGAAATGGTGGACGTTATCCGCGAAGAAACCGAAGCGGATATGTTGAACATGGCAGGTTTGAAAGACGAAGAAGACCTGTTTGCGCCCGTGTGGGATTCCGTGAAAAACCGTTGGGTGTGGCTTGCTGTGAATTTGATGACGGCGTTTGTTGCCAGCCGCGTGATTGGCGCATTTTCTGATTCCATTTCGCAGATTGTCGCGCTTGCCGCATTAATGCCGATTGTGGCAGGGATTGGCGGCAATTCAGGCAACCAAACAATTACGATGATTGTCCGTGCCATGGCAAACGCGCAGATTTCCACACAGCAAGCCATGCGCTTATTGAAAAAAGAAATCGGCGTTGCGCTGGTAAATGGCTTGATTTGGGGCAGCGTGATGGGGCTGGTGTCGTTTTGGTTATACAAAAATATCGGCATTGGCTTGGTGATGGTTGCCGCGATGACGCTGAATTTGTTGCTCGCCGCCGTGTTGGGCGTGATGATTCCTGTAACCATGGAAAAACTGGGCAAAGACCCTGCGCTGGGTAGTTCTGTTTTGATTACAGCGGTAACGGATTCTGGCGGTTTTCTGATTTTCTTGAGTTTGGCGACTATGTTCCTGCTGTAA
- a CDS encoding YheT family hydrolase, whose translation MNTTIPPFNQIKDPIPPRWLSGGNRETLYAKALQRPTPMYRRELLPDSFGEDDVAYDFVDSADPNAPCVVLFHGLEGSSHSHYAVELMYAVQELGWNGVVAHFRSCSGVKSKRTYHSGDTREAAHTLNLLAQRYPTLYAAGVSMGGNVLAKYLGEQGDKALPKAAVTISTPFDLQAAGDALEQGIPRLLYTQYFLSSLLKKVPPADHKIKSLGDFDNTYTAPLHGFTDREDYYRRASAKPYLRDIAVPTLLINAKNDPFVPAWSLPTMQDVSGCVQLMQPEHGGHVGFVTGSGRGNLRWLPETVLSFFLKQAA comes from the coding sequence ATGAACACAACCATTCCCCCATTCAACCAAATCAAAGACCCCATTCCACCGCGCTGGTTATCAGGTGGCAACCGCGAAACTCTCTACGCCAAAGCCCTGCAACGCCCTACCCCCATGTATCGCCGCGAATTACTGCCCGACAGTTTTGGCGAAGACGACGTGGCTTACGATTTTGTTGATTCTGCCGACCCAAACGCGCCTTGCGTTGTGCTATTTCACGGTTTGGAAGGCAGCAGCCACAGCCATTACGCCGTGGAACTGATGTACGCCGTACAAGAACTCGGCTGGAACGGCGTAGTTGCCCACTTTCGCAGTTGCAGTGGCGTGAAATCCAAACGCACCTATCACAGTGGCGACACACGCGAAGCCGCGCACACTTTGAACTTGCTCGCACAACGCTATCCCACTTTGTACGCAGCAGGCGTTTCCATGGGTGGCAACGTGTTAGCCAAATATTTAGGCGAACAGGGCGATAAAGCCTTGCCCAAAGCAGCCGTTACCATTTCCACCCCGTTTGACTTACAAGCCGCAGGCGACGCGTTGGAACAAGGCATTCCGCGCTTGCTCTACACCCAATATTTTTTAAGCTCACTGCTGAAAAAAGTGCCACCAGCCGACCACAAAATCAAATCACTCGGCGATTTTGATAATACTTATACTGCCCCCTTGCACGGTTTCACCGACCGCGAAGACTACTATCGCCGCGCGTCTGCCAAACCCTATCTGCGTGATATTGCCGTGCCAACGCTGCTGATTAACGCCAAAAACGACCCATTTGTGCCAGCGTGGTCTTTGCCGACTATGCAAGATGTTTCAGGCTGCGTTCAGTTAATGCAGCCTGAACATGGCGGACATGTCGGTTTTGTAACAGGTTCAGGGCGCGGCAATTTGCGTTGGCTGCCTGAAACGGTTTTATCGTTTTTCTTAAAGCAAGCAGCCTGA
- a CDS encoding glutathione peroxidase — protein sequence MTTLYDFTLQTAQGEDKSLNDYQGKVLLIVNTATRCGLTPQYEELQSLYAKYREQGLEILDFPCNQFREQAPENGAEYAKVCQMKFGTQFTIFNKIEVNGENTHPLYAYLKQQQPEDLGNHVFKDFLLKLASFGEKREGADIKWNFTKFLVNRKGEVVARFAPSVTPFEMETEIQKLLAA from the coding sequence ATGACTACTTTATACGATTTCACACTACAAACTGCTCAAGGCGAAGACAAATCCCTAAACGATTATCAAGGCAAAGTTTTGCTGATTGTGAACACCGCTACACGCTGCGGCTTAACTCCACAATATGAAGAACTGCAAAGTTTATACGCAAAATATCGTGAACAAGGTTTGGAAATTTTAGATTTTCCTTGCAATCAATTCCGCGAACAAGCCCCTGAAAATGGCGCGGAATACGCCAAAGTTTGCCAAATGAAATTCGGTACGCAATTTACCATTTTCAACAAAATTGAAGTGAATGGCGAAAATACACATCCGCTGTATGCTTATTTGAAACAACAGCAGCCTGAAGATTTGGGTAATCACGTGTTCAAAGATTTTTTGCTGAAACTGGCATCGTTTGGCGAAAAACGTGAAGGTGCAGACATCAAATGGAATTTCACGAAATTTTTAGTAAACCGAAAAGGCGAAGTGGTGGCACGATTTGCGCCAAGCGTAACGCCGTTTGAAATGGAAACAGAAATCCAAAAATTATTGGCAGCCTGA
- a CDS encoding chemotaxis protein CheX yields MKEEKLQVFLEGVQKYFNQVMEPDELVVGTPYLVENSVPSAKDFTGVIAISGKQKGIVYFTAPKELLERLLILMGEHEMSEAFMIDLVGEVANTIAGNARSEFGEEFEISVPIVLRGAPDEILLPRKDRSFVIPINWKNRTASIVISLRKS; encoded by the coding sequence ATGAAAGAAGAAAAATTACAAGTATTCTTGGAGGGTGTACAAAAGTACTTTAACCAAGTGATGGAACCTGATGAATTGGTCGTTGGCACACCTTATTTGGTTGAAAACTCAGTACCATCTGCAAAAGATTTCACTGGCGTGATTGCAATTTCTGGCAAACAAAAAGGTATCGTGTACTTCACAGCACCTAAAGAGTTGTTGGAACGCTTGTTGATTTTGATGGGCGAACACGAAATGAGCGAAGCGTTCATGATTGACTTGGTGGGCGAAGTGGCAAACACCATCGCAGGTAATGCACGCAGCGAATTTGGTGAAGAATTTGAAATTTCTGTACCAATCGTATTGCGTGGCGCACCTGATGAAATCTTGTTGCCACGTAAAGACCGTTCTTTCGTGATTCCAATCAACTGGAAAAACCGCACAGCGTCTATCGTGATTTCTTTGCGTAAATCTTAA
- a CDS encoding response regulator, which yields MSKKLLIVDDSNVIRNRISRGSTKMDFEVVATATNGLEALELYKQHQPDLVTMDLTMPKMDGLECIYELTNFDENANILVISALSDKATGIKALQLGARGFICKPFTDEDLFEALDEMLE from the coding sequence ATGTCTAAAAAATTACTTATTGTTGATGACTCTAACGTAATCCGTAACCGTATTTCACGCGGTTCTACTAAAATGGATTTTGAAGTTGTTGCGACAGCAACCAACGGTTTAGAAGCATTGGAGTTGTATAAGCAACATCAACCTGATTTGGTTACCATGGATTTGACCATGCCGAAAATGGACGGTTTGGAATGTATCTATGAATTAACTAACTTTGATGAAAATGCCAATATTTTGGTAATTTCAGCACTGTCGGATAAAGCGACTGGCATTAAAGCCCTGCAATTAGGTGCACGTGGTTTTATCTGTAAACCGTTTACCGATGAAGATTTATTTGAAGCTCTTGACGAAATGTTAGAATAA
- a CDS encoding ATP-binding protein has protein sequence MAADKKAAQSSSKNAAFMRYRDLIISISVFLVLLVGMLGASIFLARNARLNTQTAEVVNDLQLAVKTIQQQLYALKLSYGEDPNSPHIANTLNNLKDAQSRVIKSQETLRNGGEYTLGDGFTVTINALSGHYVEHLNNIKAAYDPLNADIDNYLKTATSPTATSTPLDLAVLRAQSAEEPITQNVNELYTETEKSSAAANNALTTAQGVGVLAAILYLVAFLFYFIRKLVASDQEAEAARRETTEIMDTVNTGLFLLDRDLNIGSQYSKELENLVGQTNLGGKNLLDVLAGLITEEDLNTTHAFIGQLYNPRTKERLIASLNPLNRQPVTLPGQSKNEHRYLDFKFNRVYTEGEITRVLVGVSDVTNAVLLEQKIEQEREQNDVQLEMLSTILQADRRLVDDFVRNVKRRNTNINNTLKAPGERQAELRSKVDTIFREVHSMKGEASTLKLHGFTVLAENLENELNRLGKVATLSGEHFLGLAVHLEELMKLTQTIEDLESRLGGSSPLISGQGAAEEKHTLANYYAKFVSELAERNHKNVDFSYVGIEETHDEDTDSIVREIAVQLLRNAVVHGIETPEERQTKRKLQTGHVRMELTEQDGQYTLVLEDDGKGLDYEAIRAKAVRLGKCTEAEAANLTSKDLLALIFSPGFSTLDKSTEDAGRGVGLDIIKDRISALGGKIGVSTHAGSYTRFNFTFPKKS, from the coding sequence ATGGCGGCAGATAAAAAAGCAGCGCAATCAAGTAGTAAAAATGCCGCATTTATGCGGTATCGCGACTTGATTATTTCTATTTCGGTGTTCTTGGTCCTGTTGGTGGGTATGTTGGGTGCCTCTATCTTCTTGGCGCGGAACGCACGTCTTAACACGCAAACTGCGGAGGTGGTAAATGATTTGCAATTGGCAGTAAAAACCATTCAGCAACAACTTTATGCATTAAAGCTGTCTTACGGTGAAGACCCGAACAGTCCACACATTGCTAATACATTGAACAACTTGAAAGATGCACAAAGCCGTGTGATTAAATCTCAAGAAACTTTGCGTAATGGTGGTGAATATACGCTGGGCGATGGTTTTACAGTAACAATTAATGCTTTGAGTGGTCATTATGTAGAACACTTAAATAACATTAAAGCGGCGTATGATCCATTGAATGCAGATATTGATAACTATCTGAAAACAGCCACTTCACCAACTGCTACTTCAACGCCATTGGACTTGGCAGTATTGCGTGCACAAAGTGCGGAAGAGCCAATCACACAAAACGTGAATGAGCTGTATACCGAAACAGAAAAATCATCAGCCGCTGCCAACAACGCATTGACAACTGCACAAGGTGTTGGCGTGTTGGCTGCGATTTTGTACTTGGTAGCATTCTTGTTCTACTTCATACGTAAATTGGTGGCATCTGACCAAGAGGCTGAAGCAGCACGTCGTGAAACCACAGAAATCATGGATACGGTGAATACAGGTTTGTTCCTGCTTGACCGTGACTTGAACATTGGTTCGCAATATTCTAAAGAGTTGGAAAACTTGGTAGGTCAAACCAACTTGGGTGGTAAAAACTTGTTGGACGTTTTGGCTGGCTTGATTACTGAAGAAGACTTGAATACAACACACGCATTCATCGGTCAGTTATATAACCCACGCACAAAAGAACGTTTGATTGCCAGCTTGAACCCATTGAACCGTCAGCCAGTTACATTGCCAGGTCAATCTAAAAACGAACACCGTTACTTAGACTTTAAATTCAATCGAGTTTATACCGAAGGCGAAATTACACGCGTGCTGGTAGGTGTATCAGACGTAACCAACGCCGTATTGCTGGAACAAAAAATCGAACAAGAACGTGAACAAAATGACGTTCAATTGGAAATGTTGAGTACTATTTTGCAAGCTGACCGTCGTTTGGTTGATGATTTCGTACGCAACGTAAAACGTCGCAACACCAACATCAACAACACGTTGAAAGCACCTGGTGAACGCCAAGCAGAATTGCGCAGTAAAGTAGACACCATCTTCCGTGAAGTACACAGTATGAAAGGTGAAGCCTCTACATTGAAACTGCACGGTTTTACCGTATTGGCTGAAAACTTGGAAAACGAATTGAACCGCTTGGGTAAAGTAGCCACCTTGTCTGGTGAACACTTCTTGGGTTTAGCCGTTCACTTGGAAGAGTTGATGAAATTGACTCAAACCATTGAGGATTTGGAATCTCGTTTGGGCGGTAGCTCTCCATTGATTTCAGGTCAAGGTGCAGCAGAAGAAAAACACACTTTGGCTAACTACTACGCGAAATTCGTTTCTGAATTGGCTGAACGTAATCACAAAAATGTGGATTTCAGCTACGTGGGTATCGAAGAAACACACGATGAAGATACTGATTCAATTGTTCGCGAAATCGCTGTTCAATTGTTGCGTAACGCAGTTGTTCACGGTATTGAAACACCTGAAGAGCGCCAAACTAAACGTAAATTGCAAACAGGCCATGTTCGCATGGAATTGACTGAACAAGATGGTCAATACACTTTGGTTTTGGAAGACGACGGTAAAGGTTTGGATTACGAAGCAATCCGCGCCAAAGCTGTTCGTTTGGGTAAATGCACAGAAGCTGAAGCAGCTAATTTGACTAGCAAAGATTTGCTGGCATTGATTTTCAGTCCTGGTTTCTCTACCTTAGACAAATCAACTGAAGATGCAGGTCGCGGTGTTGGCTTGGACATCATTAAAGACCGTATTTCAGCATTAGGTGGTAAAATTGGCGTTTCAACTCACGCGGGTTCATACACACGTTTTAATTTCACTTTCCCTAAAAAATCTTAA
- a CDS encoding YebC/PmpR family DNA-binding transcriptional regulator gives MAGHSKWANIQHKKARVDAQRGRIFTKLIKEITVAAKLGGGDPNSNPRLRLAMDKAWDNNMPKDNVQRAIDKGTGNLEGVEYIELRYEGYGIGGAAVMVDCMTDNKTRTVADVRHAFTKNGGNLGTDGCVAFNFVHQGYLVFANADEDALMEAALEAGAEDVIVDEEGIIEVITAPTDWAQIKAALEEVGFKSEDGDVTMRAQNTTELEGAEAEKMQKLIDALESLDDVQNVYTSAILNFE, from the coding sequence ATGGCAGGTCATAGCAAGTGGGCGAATATCCAACACAAAAAAGCACGCGTAGATGCCCAACGCGGACGTATTTTCACAAAATTGATTAAAGAAATCACCGTAGCCGCAAAATTGGGCGGCGGCGACCCAAACTCAAACCCACGCCTGCGTTTAGCCATGGACAAAGCATGGGACAATAACATGCCAAAAGACAATGTGCAACGCGCCATTGATAAAGGCACAGGCAACTTGGAAGGCGTGGAATACATCGAATTGCGTTACGAAGGCTACGGCATTGGCGGCGCAGCAGTGATGGTTGATTGCATGACTGACAACAAAACCCGCACCGTTGCAGACGTTCGCCATGCATTCACCAAAAACGGTGGCAACTTAGGCACAGACGGCTGTGTGGCATTCAACTTCGTGCACCAAGGCTATTTGGTTTTTGCCAACGCAGATGAAGACGCTTTAATGGAAGCTGCATTGGAAGCGGGCGCGGAAGACGTGATTGTGGACGAAGAAGGTATTATTGAAGTGATTACTGCACCAACCGATTGGGCGCAAATCAAAGCCGCATTAGAAGAAGTAGGCTTCAAATCAGAAGATGGTGACGTTACCATGCGCGCGCAAAACACTACAGAGTTAGAAGGCGCAGAAGCAGAAAAAATGCAAAAACTGATTGACGCTTTAGAAAGTTTAGATGACGTGCAAAACGTTTATACGTCTGCCATTTTGAATTTTGAATAA
- a CDS encoding ATP synthase subunit I has protein sequence MGAIIRFQWVGLVVLTAICWTLVGFQAAISLALGGVSYAVPSTLSALVLKLSSKQAQYAPLGFVISEGLKVILALILMTAIFVFYKEIRFIPYLLGLLFASHFVFLFFLRVHRYGKQ, from the coding sequence GTGGGTGCAATTATTCGGTTTCAGTGGGTTGGTTTGGTGGTTTTGACTGCGATTTGCTGGACTTTGGTGGGTTTTCAGGCTGCGATTTCTTTGGCTTTGGGTGGGGTTTCTTATGCTGTGCCTAGCACTTTATCGGCATTAGTTTTAAAACTTTCGAGCAAACAAGCGCAATATGCGCCGCTTGGTTTTGTGATTTCGGAAGGTTTAAAAGTAATTCTGGCGTTGATTTTGATGACAGCTATTTTTGTCTTCTATAAAGAAATTCGTTTTATCCCTTACTTATTGGGACTATTATTCGCCAGTCATTTTGTTTTTTTATTTTTTTTGAGAGTTCATCGTTATGGCAAGCAGTGA
- the atpB gene encoding F0F1 ATP synthase subunit A → MASSEALTPAAYIKHHLQSLTSLSDVTEGQGLQNIADFSFVNLDAIFYGVLLGVVVCYVLRQAALKATSGVPGRFQAAVELLFEFVDDMCKSIIHNEQSRKVIAPVGLTIFTWVLAMNAMDMLPVDFLPRVFQGMTGEHHALMRVVPTADLNTGLALASGVLLLCFYYNIKIKGLGGWSHELISAPFGTSNLYAKIVLMPINFAMNVLEFFSKTVSHGMRLFGNMYAGELVFLLIALLGGAWASSGSVSLLDPILFVFHILAGLAWAIFHILVITLQAFIFMALTFVYLGQAHDHH, encoded by the coding sequence ATGGCAAGCAGTGAAGCATTAACACCCGCCGCGTATATCAAACACCACTTGCAAAGTTTGACAAGTTTGTCTGATGTTACCGAAGGTCAGGGCTTACAAAATATCGCGGATTTTTCTTTTGTGAATTTAGATGCGATTTTTTATGGGGTATTACTGGGCGTGGTGGTTTGTTATGTTCTGCGTCAGGCGGCATTGAAGGCAACTTCTGGCGTTCCTGGCCGTTTTCAGGCTGCAGTTGAATTGCTGTTTGAATTTGTGGACGATATGTGTAAAAGCATTATTCACAATGAGCAATCTCGCAAAGTGATTGCGCCTGTTGGCTTGACGATTTTTACATGGGTTTTAGCGATGAATGCCATGGATATGTTGCCTGTGGACTTCTTGCCACGTGTGTTCCAAGGGATGACGGGTGAACACCATGCCTTGATGCGTGTTGTGCCAACAGCTGATTTGAATACCGGCTTGGCTTTGGCTTCTGGCGTATTGCTTTTGTGTTTCTACTACAACATCAAAATCAAAGGCTTGGGCGGCTGGAGTCATGAGTTAATCTCTGCGCCATTTGGTACTTCTAATCTGTACGCAAAAATTGTTTTGATGCCAATTAACTTTGCGATGAATGTGTTGGAGTTTTTCTCTAAAACAGTTTCGCATGGTATGCGGTTGTTTGGTAATATGTATGCAGGTGAATTGGTGTTCTTGCTGATTGCGTTGCTGGGCGGTGCTTGGGCAAGCTCTGGCAGCGTTAGTCTTTTAGACCCTATTTTATTTGTATTCCATATTTTGGCCGGTTTAGCGTGGGCAATTTTCCATATTTTGGTTATTACATTGCAGGCGTTTATTTTCATGGCTTTGACCTTTGTTTACCTGGGTCAGGCACATGACCATCACTAA
- the atpE gene encoding F0F1 ATP synthase subunit C, producing the protein MGLIAIACGLIVALGALGASIGIAMVGSKYLESSARQPELMNPLQTKLFLIAGLIDAAFLIGVAIALLFAFVNPFGGA; encoded by the coding sequence ATGGGCTTAATTGCTATCGCTTGTGGTTTAATCGTTGCTTTGGGTGCTTTAGGTGCATCTATTGGTATCGCAATGGTGGGTTCTAAATATTTGGAATCTTCTGCTCGTCAGCCAGAATTGATGAATCCTTTGCAAACTAAATTGTTCTTGATTGCTGGTTTGATTGATGCAGCATTCTTGATTGGTGTTGCGATTGCGTTGTTGTTTGCCTTTGTTAATCCATTCGGTGGCGCATAA
- a CDS encoding F0F1 ATP synthase subunit B, translating to MNLNATLIAQLIVFLGLCAFTIKYVWPPIAKALDERANKIAEGLAAAERGKSDFEQAEKKVAELLTEGRNQVAEMVANAEKRAAQIVEDAKVQAANEAARITAQAKADAEQEMGRAREALREQVAILAVKGAESILRSEINEKQHAKMLGALKQEL from the coding sequence GTGAATTTAAATGCAACCTTAATTGCACAACTTATCGTGTTCCTTGGCTTATGTGCTTTCACTATTAAATATGTGTGGCCGCCTATTGCCAAGGCTTTAGATGAGCGTGCAAATAAAATCGCTGAAGGCTTGGCTGCTGCTGAACGTGGCAAAAGCGATTTTGAACAAGCCGAAAAGAAAGTTGCAGAACTCTTGACCGAAGGTCGCAATCAAGTTGCAGAGATGGTGGCTAACGCAGAAAAACGTGCTGCTCAAATTGTAGAGGACGCTAAAGTTCAGGCTGCAAACGAGGCTGCTCGTATTACAGCACAAGCAAAAGCTGACGCTGAACAAGAAATGGGTCGCGCACGCGAGGCTTTGCGTGAACAAGTGGCTATTTTGGCAGTGAAAGGTGCTGAATCTATTTTGCGTAGCGAAATCAATGAGAAACAGCATGCTAAGATGTTAGGTGCCTTGAAACAGGAGCTGTAA
- a CDS encoding F0F1 ATP synthase subunit delta, giving the protein MIEFATVARPYAKAIFELATEKGVAQSWSEGLKQLAWLVQQPQVVSIINQVDIDSVKKASELLRLLKDVEVAKSAEFKNFVSIVATEKRLLTLPNIFELYEEMVLASQNAQKAIIYTAYPVASEGQHAKIISDLEQHFHVSLQATFITEPELIGGIKVVVGDKVLDLSVQGKLKNLYTTLTN; this is encoded by the coding sequence ATGATAGAGTTCGCAACCGTTGCTCGTCCTTATGCCAAAGCTATTTTTGAGTTGGCAACTGAAAAAGGAGTGGCGCAAAGTTGGTCTGAAGGGCTTAAACAACTGGCTTGGCTGGTTCAACAACCTCAAGTAGTTTCTATTATTAATCAAGTTGATATAGATTCTGTAAAAAAAGCGAGTGAATTGCTGCGCTTGTTGAAAGATGTTGAAGTGGCAAAATCAGCTGAATTCAAAAATTTTGTGAGTATTGTCGCAACGGAAAAACGCTTGCTGACATTGCCAAATATTTTTGAATTGTATGAAGAAATGGTTTTGGCGAGCCAAAATGCTCAAAAAGCTATTATTTATACGGCTTATCCAGTTGCAAGCGAAGGTCAGCATGCCAAAATCATTAGTGATTTAGAGCAGCATTTTCATGTTAGTCTACAAGCTACTTTTATTACAGAGCCAGAATTGATTGGCGGCATTAAAGTAGTTGTAGGCGACAAAGTTTTAGATTTGTCGGTGCAAGGTAAATTAAAAAACTTGTATACGACTCTGACAAATTAG